One stretch of Pseudomonas fragi DNA includes these proteins:
- the gabD gene encoding NADP-dependent succinate-semialdehyde dehydrogenase, which yields MQLKDAQLFRQQAYIDGAWVDADGGQTIKVNNPATGEIIGTVPKMGAVETRRAIEAADKALPAWRALTAKERATKLRRWFELLIENQDDLGRLMTLEQGKPLTEAKGEIVYAASFIEWFAEEAKRIYGDVIPGHQPDKRLIVIKQPIGVTAAITPWNFPAAMITRKAGPALAAGCTMVIKPASQTPFSALALVELAHRAGIPKGVLSVVTGSAGDIGGELTSNPIVRKLSFTGSTEIGRQLMAECAKDIKKVSLELGGNAPFIVFDDADLDKAVEGAIISKYRNNGQTCVCANRLYIQDSVYDAFAEKLKVAVGKLKIGNGLDEGTTTGPLIDDKAVAKVKEHIADALSKGATLLTGGNSLEGSFFEPTILVNVPKNAAVAKEETFGPLAPLFRFKDEAEVIAMANDTEFGLASYFYARDLSRVFRVAEALEYGMVGVNTGLISNEVAPFGGIKASGLGREGSKYGIEDYLEIKYLCLGI from the coding sequence ATGCAGCTCAAAGACGCACAGTTGTTCCGCCAGCAAGCCTATATCGATGGTGCCTGGGTTGATGCCGACGGTGGCCAGACCATCAAGGTCAACAACCCGGCGACCGGTGAAATCATCGGTACCGTGCCAAAAATGGGCGCGGTGGAAACCCGTCGTGCCATTGAAGCCGCAGACAAAGCGTTGCCGGCCTGGCGTGCCCTGACCGCCAAAGAGCGTGCAACCAAGCTGCGTCGCTGGTTTGAGCTGCTGATCGAAAACCAGGACGACCTCGGCCGCCTGATGACCCTGGAGCAGGGCAAGCCGCTGACCGAGGCCAAGGGCGAAATCGTCTACGCCGCTTCGTTTATCGAGTGGTTTGCCGAAGAAGCCAAGCGTATCTACGGCGACGTGATCCCGGGCCATCAGCCGGACAAGCGCCTGATCGTGATCAAGCAGCCGATCGGCGTAACCGCTGCCATTACCCCGTGGAACTTCCCGGCGGCCATGATCACCCGTAAAGCTGGCCCGGCCCTGGCCGCCGGTTGCACCATGGTGATCAAGCCAGCTTCGCAAACCCCGTTCTCGGCCCTGGCCCTGGTTGAACTGGCCCACCGTGCTGGCATCCCTAAAGGCGTGTTGAGCGTTGTAACCGGCAGTGCCGGCGATATCGGTGGCGAGCTGACCAGCAACCCGATCGTGCGCAAACTGTCCTTCACCGGCTCGACCGAAATCGGTCGCCAGCTGATGGCCGAATGCGCCAAGGACATCAAGAAAGTGTCGCTGGAACTGGGCGGCAACGCGCCGTTCATCGTGTTCGACGACGCGGACCTGGATAAGGCCGTCGAAGGCGCAATCATCTCCAAATACCGTAACAACGGTCAGACCTGCGTATGTGCCAACCGCCTGTACATTCAGGACTCGGTCTACGATGCCTTCGCTGAAAAACTCAAAGTGGCGGTGGGCAAGCTCAAGATCGGCAACGGTCTGGATGAAGGCACCACCACTGGCCCGTTGATCGACGACAAGGCCGTGGCCAAGGTCAAGGAGCACATCGCTGACGCACTGAGCAAGGGCGCGACCCTGCTGACCGGTGGCAACAGCCTGGAAGGCAGCTTCTTCGAACCGACCATCCTGGTGAACGTGCCGAAAAACGCCGCCGTGGCGAAGGAAGAAACCTTCGGCCCGCTGGCGCCACTGTTCCGCTTCAAAGACGAAGCCGAAGTGATCGCGATGGCCAACGACACCGAGTTCGGCCTGGCGTCGTACTTCTATGCCCGCGACCTGAGCCGTGTGTTCCGTGTGGCTGAGGCGCTGGAGTACGGCATGGTGGGCGTCAACACCGGCCTGATCTCCAACGAAGTCGCGCCGTTTGGCGGGATCAAGGCGTCGGGCCTGGGCCGTGAAGGCTCCAAGTACGGCATCGAAGACTACCTGGAAATCAAATATCTCTGCCTGGGTATCTAA